From a region of the Candidatus Brocadia sp. genome:
- the tatA gene encoding twin-arginine translocase TatA/TatE family subunit — MFSMPGGWEWLIILIVALLIFGKRLPEVMKSLGRGIVEFKKGVKGVEDDVEDASSKSAQKKIDTEKDVAKQ, encoded by the coding sequence ATGTTCAGTATGCCGGGCGGTTGGGAATGGCTTATCATTCTGATTGTGGCGCTTCTGATCTTTGGCAAAAGACTCCCTGAGGTAATGAAATCCCTGGGACGCGGCATCGTTGAGTTCAAGAAAGGCGTTAAGGGAGTCGAAGATGATGTCGAGGACGCAAGCAGCAAATCTGCGCAGAAGAAGATAGATACAGAGAAGGACGTCGCCAAACAGTAA
- a CDS encoding RluA family pseudouridine synthase encodes MRQAAPQLKEVTFDIKKGFDDKRIDRYLAARLPDYSRTFLQKLIKEGTVLVNGRMVKSSYDIQKGDRISVHVPVLEESRIVPEDIPLCIVYEDDYLMLINKPYDMVIHPAGGHPSGTLVNAVAFHCQNLSQVNGPLKAGIVHRLDRDTSGIMLVIKSDAVHSHIAMQFEKRHIRKEYLAVVEGEMAFDSDEIYLPIGRHKNVRQKMAVRRDTGKEAVSVYEVIERFRGYTLVKIMPKTGRTHQIRVHMRSIGHPVVADFMYSDHESCYLSDLLGKERETGESPIIERQALHAHRIEFYHPIENRKMEFQADLPEDISRLVSSLREIRPYRHASN; translated from the coding sequence ATGCGACAGGCTGCTCCGCAACTAAAAGAAGTAACGTTTGATATAAAGAAGGGATTTGACGACAAACGGATCGATCGGTACCTCGCTGCACGCCTCCCCGATTATTCAAGGACTTTTCTTCAAAAGCTGATAAAAGAAGGGACCGTGCTGGTCAATGGACGCATGGTCAAGAGCAGTTACGATATTCAGAAGGGGGACCGCATTTCCGTCCATGTGCCGGTGCTTGAAGAAAGCAGGATCGTCCCCGAAGATATCCCCTTGTGCATCGTCTACGAAGACGATTATTTAATGCTGATTAATAAGCCGTACGACATGGTTATCCATCCTGCAGGCGGCCATCCGTCGGGGACACTGGTCAACGCCGTCGCCTTCCATTGCCAAAACCTCTCCCAGGTCAACGGACCGTTAAAGGCAGGGATCGTGCACCGGCTGGACAGGGATACCAGCGGGATTATGCTGGTTATCAAAAGTGACGCCGTCCATTCCCACATTGCCATGCAATTTGAAAAAAGGCACATCAGAAAGGAATATCTTGCCGTCGTGGAGGGCGAGATGGCGTTTGATTCCGACGAGATTTATTTACCCATTGGACGACACAAGAACGTCCGGCAAAAGATGGCGGTCAGGCGTGACACAGGCAAGGAGGCGGTGTCTGTCTATGAGGTGATAGAACGGTTTCGCGGCTATACCCTGGTAAAAATCATGCCAAAAACGGGACGAACACACCAGATCCGCGTGCATATGCGGTCAATCGGGCATCCCGTTGTTGCCGACTTTATGTACAGCGACCATGAATCCTGCTATCTCTCCGACCTGCTGGGGAAGGAACGGGAAACCGGGGAATCTCCCATTATCGAGAGACAGGCCCTTCATGCGCACCGGATCGAGTTTTATCATCCCATCGAGAACAGGAAAATGGAATTCCAGGCAGATCTGCCTGAGGACATATCACGGCTGGTATCCTCGCTGCGGGAAATAAGACCGTACCGGCACGCCAGCAACTGA
- a CDS encoding tetratricopeptide repeat protein, with amino-acid sequence MKETALTVLKRLNKYKIYIAIGVGIAIAAGGGSAFFVIQKAKKDDFAWKNFWRINNDLATAVQQGKGEKEKTAALGTTAEAFKYMRDNLSSSSAVPWVVFQLGNVYYRLKNYDEAIRAYQDFLARHSGHSLAPIVRQSLGYAYEEKGLFQEAVQQFEYLSTHGQNFLVAQGNWDAGRCYEKLGLTSDAIRSYSKTIELSPKSNWASMAQYRLSAIR; translated from the coding sequence ATGAAAGAAACCGCGCTCACCGTATTAAAAAGACTGAATAAATACAAAATCTATATTGCAATTGGTGTTGGTATTGCCATTGCCGCAGGCGGCGGATCTGCTTTTTTCGTTATCCAAAAGGCAAAAAAGGATGACTTCGCCTGGAAAAATTTCTGGAGGATCAATAATGACCTGGCGACGGCAGTGCAGCAGGGAAAAGGGGAAAAGGAGAAAACCGCGGCATTAGGCACAACGGCCGAGGCGTTCAAATACATGAGAGACAATTTGTCATCCTCCAGCGCTGTGCCGTGGGTCGTATTTCAACTGGGAAATGTCTATTATCGTCTGAAAAATTACGATGAGGCTATCCGTGCGTATCAGGATTTTTTAGCCCGCCACAGCGGTCATTCCCTTGCCCCCATCGTAAGACAGTCTCTGGGATATGCCTACGAAGAAAAAGGGCTCTTCCAGGAGGCCGTTCAGCAGTTTGAGTATCTTTCAACACACGGGCAAAATTTTCTCGTGGCGCAGGGAAACTGGGATGCAGGGCGTTGTTATGAAAAGCTGGGTCTGACGAGCGACGCCATCCGCTCATATTCGAAGACCATTGAACTCTCTCCAAAGAGCAACTGGGCAAGTATGGCACAATACCGCTTGTCGGCAATTCGATAA
- a CDS encoding histidinol phosphate phosphatase domain-containing protein — MIDLHTHTLFSDGVLLPAELIRRCEAKGFRGLVITDHVDYSNIDMVIPNVLKACREIAPVSKLKVFGGAELTHLRPEHIKAMVKRARELGAHLVLVHGETITEPVLPGTNRAAIEAGADILVHPGIISESDAQLAREKGVRLEISGRKGHAYANGHVAMIAKKTGAKLVFGSDSHTPDDLLDRSRAESIARGAGLEEKDIQEMFQDAASLVGL, encoded by the coding sequence ATGATCGACTTGCACACGCATACCTTATTTTCTGACGGGGTGCTCTTGCCGGCGGAATTAATCCGGCGTTGTGAGGCAAAGGGTTTTCGCGGGCTGGTAATAACAGACCACGTCGATTACTCAAATATCGATATGGTCATACCCAATGTTTTAAAGGCATGCAGGGAAATAGCTCCTGTTTCAAAGTTGAAGGTGTTTGGGGGGGCAGAATTAACCCACCTCCGCCCGGAGCATATAAAGGCGATGGTGAAACGGGCAAGAGAACTGGGCGCACATCTTGTGCTGGTGCACGGCGAAACGATTACGGAGCCCGTGCTTCCGGGAACAAACCGGGCGGCTATTGAGGCCGGAGCCGATATCCTGGTGCATCCGGGCATAATCTCAGAAAGCGATGCGCAGCTTGCCAGAGAGAAGGGGGTGCGACTGGAAATTTCCGGCAGAAAGGGACATGCCTATGCGAATGGTCATGTCGCCATGATAGCAAAGAAGACCGGCGCAAAACTCGTCTTTGGTTCAGATTCCCATACGCCTGATGATTTGCTGGACCGAAGCCGGGCTGAATCCATCGCACGCGGGGCAGGTCTGGAGGAGAAGGATATTCAGGAAATGTTTCAGGATGCAGCATCTTTGGTTGGTCTATAA
- a CDS encoding IS1634 family transposase, with protein sequence MKSDPPPTGSGSKKRFGYSRDKRSDCVQVVVALVLTPEGFPVAYEVYPGNTRDTATLEEFLDRIEKQYGKFRRTWLMDRGIPTEEMLEKMRERGIDYLVGTPKGHLTRVEKPLLEQTWMRARESVRVKVLRQESEFYVYVESHDRVSKERAMRRRRLRRLWMGLRELRNRKALTRDDLLMHIGALKKEAGRDYRLVTISIPKPQEPVNENTFRFSLDRERLRQAYRREGRYLLRSNMQATAPETVWENYLLLTRIEQAFKDLKGSLSVRPYGINWNGELKPISLFPFWLFVSTRHCAILRGGGPEG encoded by the coding sequence TTGAAAAGTGACCCACCTCCGACTGGATCGGGGAGTAAGAAACGGTTTGGATATAGTCGGGACAAACGTTCGGATTGCGTGCAGGTGGTAGTGGCATTGGTGTTAACGCCGGAAGGATTTCCCGTTGCCTACGAAGTGTATCCGGGCAATACCAGAGACACCGCAACGCTGGAGGAATTTCTGGATCGGATTGAAAAGCAGTATGGGAAATTCCGGCGCACCTGGCTCATGGATAGAGGTATTCCAACGGAGGAGATGTTGGAAAAGATGCGTGAGCGAGGGATTGATTATTTGGTTGGTACTCCGAAGGGGCATTTGACGAGAGTAGAAAAACCGCTGCTCGAACAAACCTGGATGCGGGCGAGGGAGAGCGTCCGCGTGAAAGTTCTTCGGCAGGAATCGGAGTTTTACGTTTACGTGGAAAGCCATGACCGGGTGTCTAAGGAGCGTGCCATGCGTAGGCGCAGACTCAGACGTTTGTGGATGGGCCTGCGCGAACTTCGCAATCGAAAAGCCCTCACGCGCGATGACCTGCTCATGCATATTGGCGCGTTAAAGAAAGAAGCCGGACGAGACTACAGACTGGTCACGATCTCCATTCCCAAACCGCAGGAACCGGTCAATGAGAATACGTTCCGGTTCAGTTTGGATCGGGAACGCCTGAGGCAGGCGTATCGGCGCGAGGGGCGTTATTTGCTTCGTTCCAACATGCAGGCCACCGCGCCAGAAACCGTCTGGGAAAATTATTTGCTGTTGACACGGATAGAACAGGCATTTAAGGACTTGAAGGGGTCTCTTTCCGTCCGCCCCTATGGCATCAATTGGAACGGAGAATTGAAGCCCATATCTTTGTTTCCTTTTTGGCTTTTTGTCTCCACACGACACTGCGCAATCTTGCGCGGGGGAGGGCCGGAGGGCTGA
- a CDS encoding formate/nitrite transporter family protein has translation MTENNIPKPAGPEVTDAYSPPQIAARIDRVALVKAKLSPSQTFMLSILAGSYLALGAQFATLVISDSTLHLGLTSLIEGIVYSLGFILAIIGGAEVFTGNCLIIMGYVSKRITTRELLSNWIISYTGNFIGCLLMVCWMYKSQQWEFFNHMVGAKALLIAHKKVNLSFMNAFARGVLCNALICLAVWLCFSGRSVADKVISIIFPIGGFVASGFEQCVSNMYYIPTGIVLRKNEAIIAASEKMTGKPLDLSHLTWKGFLINNLIPVTLGNIVGGVVLIGIIFWFVYLRPHINLSLRVKRDFWHK, from the coding sequence ATGACTGAAAATAATATACCAAAACCTGCGGGGCCTGAAGTTACGGATGCCTATTCACCGCCACAAATCGCCGCCCGGATTGACAGGGTCGCATTGGTAAAAGCAAAATTAAGCCCTTCCCAGACATTTATGCTCAGTATTCTGGCAGGCAGCTATCTTGCTCTGGGAGCGCAATTTGCCACCTTAGTAATAAGTGATTCTACATTACATTTAGGACTCACGTCTCTCATTGAAGGTATAGTATATTCATTAGGATTTATTCTGGCTATCATCGGTGGTGCGGAAGTTTTTACCGGTAACTGCTTAATAATAATGGGATATGTGAGCAAAAGGATTACAACGCGTGAATTGCTGAGCAACTGGATCATCTCATATACTGGTAATTTTATAGGTTGCCTCCTCATGGTCTGCTGGATGTACAAATCGCAGCAATGGGAATTTTTTAACCACATGGTTGGTGCAAAGGCATTGCTTATTGCTCACAAAAAGGTCAACCTGTCTTTTATGAATGCCTTTGCCAGAGGAGTTCTTTGCAATGCGTTAATATGTCTCGCGGTCTGGCTGTGTTTTAGCGGCAGGAGTGTGGCGGACAAGGTTATTTCTATCATATTCCCTATAGGCGGTTTCGTTGCCAGTGGGTTTGAACAATGTGTTTCTAATATGTATTATATTCCAACAGGAATCGTATTGCGGAAAAACGAAGCAATAATCGCAGCATCGGAAAAAATGACGGGAAAACCATTAGACCTTTCTCATCTTACCTGGAAAGGATTTTTAATAAATAATCTTATACCCGTTACCTTGGGAAATATTGTAGGTGGAGTTGTTCTGATTGGTATCATTTTCTGGTTTGTTTACCTACGACCGCATATCAACCTTTCATTAAGGGTAAAACGGGATTTTTGGCACAAATAA
- a CDS encoding TOBE domain-containing protein codes for MHTPRIAKVGLNNGTIEQFGSPDEVFYKPKTLFVAHFLNTENVLKGKIIHTFGNKVTIQINDIMLKIFTLLKLSEGDQVTVCIRPGAIHLSTHRIQPGRNVFTGVVESIHPIGRDLETKVLVTLHEVLKIRISRIVAKELGLTHGMQVNLSIDEAFVHLIPIV; via the coding sequence TTGCATACCCCTCGAATTGCGAAAGTCGGGTTAAACAATGGCACAATAGAGCAATTCGGGAGTCCTGATGAGGTTTTCTATAAGCCTAAAACCCTATTTGTTGCACACTTTCTGAACACGGAGAATGTGTTAAAAGGAAAGATCATCCATACGTTTGGGAATAAGGTAACCATTCAGATAAATGACATTATGTTAAAAATATTTACCCTCTTGAAATTATCAGAAGGAGATCAGGTAACGGTATGCATTCGTCCCGGAGCCATCCATCTTAGTACCCATCGTATACAACCGGGCAGAAACGTTTTCACTGGGGTGGTAGAATCTATTCATCCTATTGGAAGGGACCTCGAAACCAAGGTGTTAGTTACCCTTCACGAAGTCCTTAAAATACGGATAAGCCGGATCGTGGCCAAGGAGCTTGGGCTTACCCACGGAATGCAAGTCAATCTCTCGATCGATGAGGCATTTGTGCATCTAATCCCAATTGTATAG
- a CDS encoding IS1634 family transposase, which yields MKSDPPPTGSGSKKRFGYSRDKRSDCVQVVVALVLTPEGFPVAYEVYPGNTRDTATLEEFLDRIEKQYGKFRRTWLMDRGIPTEEMLEKMRERGIDYLVGTPKGHLTRVEKPLLEQTWMRARESVRVKVLRQESEFYVYVESHDRVSKERAMRRRRLRRLWMGLRELRNRKALTRDDLLMHIGALKKEAGRDYRLVTISIPKPQEPVNENTFRFSLDRERLRQAYRREGRYLLRSNMQAAAPETVWENYLLLTRIEQAFKDLKGSLSVRPLWHQLERRIEAHIFVSFLAFCLHTTLRNLARGRAGGLTSEAILEKLSGIQMIDVHLPTTDGRHIVMSRYTQPEKDVLLLLAQLGLTLPEQPPPKVYASGQVGL from the coding sequence TTGAAAAGTGACCCACCTCCGACTGGATCGGGGAGTAAGAAACGGTTTGGATATAGTCGGGACAAACGTTCGGATTGCGTGCAGGTGGTAGTGGCATTGGTGTTAACGCCGGAAGGATTTCCCGTTGCCTACGAAGTGTATCCGGGCAATACCAGAGACACCGCAACGCTGGAGGAATTTCTGGATCGGATTGAAAAGCAGTATGGGAAATTCCGGCGCACCTGGCTCATGGATAGAGGTATTCCAACGGAGGAGATGTTGGAAAAGATGCGTGAGCGAGGGATTGATTATTTGGTTGGTACTCCGAAGGGGCATTTGACGAGAGTAGAAAAACCGCTGCTCGAACAAACCTGGATGCGGGCGAGGGAGAGCGTCCGCGTGAAAGTTCTTCGGCAGGAATCGGAGTTTTACGTTTACGTGGAAAGCCATGACCGGGTGTCTAAGGAGCGTGCCATGCGTAGGCGCAGACTCAGACGTTTGTGGATGGGCCTGCGCGAACTTCGCAATCGAAAAGCCCTCACGCGCGATGACCTGCTCATGCATATTGGCGCGTTAAAGAAAGAAGCCGGACGAGACTACAGACTGGTCACGATCTCCATTCCCAAACCGCAGGAACCGGTCAATGAGAATACGTTCCGGTTCAGTTTGGATCGGGAACGCCTGAGGCAGGCGTATCGGCGCGAGGGGCGTTATTTGCTTCGTTCCAACATGCAGGCCGCCGCGCCAGAAACCGTCTGGGAAAATTATTTGCTGTTGACGCGGATAGAACAGGCATTTAAGGACTTGAAGGGGTCTCTTTCCGTCCGCCCCCTATGGCATCAATTGGAACGGAGAATTGAAGCCCATATCTTTGTTTCCTTTTTGGCTTTTTGTCTCCACACGACACTGCGCAATCTTGCGCGGGGGAGGGCCGGAGGGCTGACGTCTGAAGCGATTTTGGAAAAACTGTCGGGCATTCAAATGATAGACGTTCATTTACCGACCACGGATGGCCGTCATATTGTCATGAGTCGTTATACCCAGCCGGAGAAGGACGTTTTACTCCTTTTGGCACAATTGGGATTAACGCTTCCTGAACAACCGCCGCCCAAGGTTTACGCATCCGGACAGGTCGGCCTGTAG
- a CDS encoding ABC transporter ATP-binding protein produces the protein MHKLQLFNVSKSFGPHTVLDNLSLEIFSNELFIILGSSGGGKTTLLLGIIGLQPFDSGRVIIDGVDVTNLSPGERNIGYVPQNYALFPNHTVFDNIAFGLRLRKVPKNIIQTRVRQFIDDFSLQGLEHHFPSQLSGGQMQRVALARALIIEPSLLLLDEPVSALDIETRQKIKAELKELQKKLHITMVYITHDQQETLEMADRLGILTRLSQFAPKKVYFWARVARKPVIFKG, from the coding sequence ATGCATAAATTGCAATTATTCAATGTGTCCAAAAGCTTTGGTCCGCATACTGTTTTGGACAATTTATCACTTGAAATTTTTTCAAATGAGTTATTTATCATCCTTGGTAGCAGCGGGGGTGGGAAGACAACCTTACTTCTTGGCATCATTGGCTTGCAGCCATTTGACAGCGGTCGGGTAATCATAGACGGAGTAGACGTTACAAACCTCAGTCCCGGGGAACGGAATATTGGATATGTGCCTCAAAATTACGCACTCTTCCCCAATCACACGGTCTTTGATAATATTGCCTTTGGGTTGCGACTGCGCAAGGTCCCGAAAAATATCATACAAACAAGGGTCAGACAATTTATTGATGATTTTAGCCTGCAAGGACTCGAGCATCATTTTCCATCTCAACTGAGTGGAGGGCAGATGCAAAGGGTGGCATTGGCAAGGGCATTGATTATTGAACCATCACTCCTATTATTGGATGAACCAGTAAGTGCCCTGGATATAGAAACGCGGCAAAAGATCAAGGCAGAACTTAAAGAACTTCAAAAGAAGTTACACATCACGATGGTCTACATTACGCACGATCAGCAGGAAACACTGGAGATGGCAGACAGGCTTGGCATTTTAACCCGACTTTCGCAATTCGCGCCAAAAAAAGTTTATTTTTGGGCAAGAGTCGCCAGGAAACCCGTGATATTCAAGGGGTGA
- a CDS encoding ABC transporter permease subunit, which produces MVVDLPLSFPPGVDALILLLLLSRTGILGKFFGYFHIYVPYTFAAVVLAKLFVCIPFMISFVREAFDRVDKNIENVAYTLGASPLQIFYKLTFPLSIWGVLKGLIMALSKSLGEIGATLILAGGMTSSTGTMSVLIYFATQKGEMDKAIALAIILEFLTFVLLTIIKFFFKETTRKIHA; this is translated from the coding sequence GTGGTGGTTGATTTGCCCCTGTCTTTCCCGCCTGGTGTAGACGCACTCATTCTTCTGCTCTTATTATCGAGGACGGGCATTCTGGGTAAATTTTTCGGATATTTTCATATCTACGTGCCTTATACCTTTGCAGCCGTAGTCTTGGCCAAACTCTTTGTATGCATTCCCTTCATGATCAGCTTCGTTCGGGAGGCATTTGATCGTGTAGATAAAAACATTGAGAACGTGGCCTATACCTTGGGCGCAAGCCCCCTCCAGATATTTTACAAACTGACTTTCCCGCTTTCCATTTGGGGTGTACTGAAGGGGCTTATCATGGCCCTTTCGAAGAGTTTGGGCGAGATCGGAGCAACCCTGATCCTTGCGGGAGGTATGACCTCTTCTACAGGGACCATGTCGGTGTTGATCTATTTTGCCACGCAAAAAGGAGAAATGGATAAGGCCATCGCCCTTGCCATTATCCTTGAATTTCTGACGTTTGTCTTATTGACCATTATAAAATTCTTCTTTAAGGAAACGACACGGAAAATCCATGCATAA